The following proteins are encoded in a genomic region of Opisthocomus hoazin isolate bOpiHoa1 chromosome 4, bOpiHoa1.hap1, whole genome shotgun sequence:
- the LOC142361143 gene encoding immunoglobulin superfamily member 10-like yields MGSRIHVYPNGSLVIEAVTEKDAGDYLCVARNKMGDDLILMKVSITMKPAKIDQKQYFKKLVPYGKDFKVDCKASGSPTPEIFWSLPDGTVVNNAMLADDSGHRSRRYVLFDNGTLYLNKAGVTEGGDYTCYAQNTLGRDEMKIHIMVVMAAPQIKHNYKTYIKVKAGDTALLDCEAVGEPKPQTFWLLPSSDMISTSTARHFLHVNGSLSVSRVKLVDAGDYMCVARNPGGDDTKLYKLDVVAKPPVINGLYANKTIMKVTAVRHSKKQIACRAEGTPPPQIMWIMPDNIFLTAPYYGSRIAVHKNGTLEIRNIRPSDTGDFICMARNDGGESMLVVQLEVLEMLRRPMFKNPLNEKIIAKPGQTTTLNCSVDGNPPPDVSWMLPNGTWFSSGIETSQFLTGSSGTLTIYSPDRDKAGKYRCAARNKVGYIEKLIVLEVAQKPSILTRPQGPVTGISGESLSLHCLSDGSPRPSTAWTLPAGSVLDRPQISRRYTLLENGTLVIREATVHDRGNYVCRAHNNAGDSSITVPVVIVAYPPRITNRPPRTIHTMPGAPVQLHCVALGIPKPDITWERPDGSVLSAGSQGRAAGSQWLRPHGTLLIQNPRPTDSGMYKCTAKNHLGSDSTVTYVHIM; encoded by the coding sequence ATGGGAAGTCGAATCCACGTCTACCCCAACGGATCCTTGGTCATTGAGGCGGTTACTGAGAAAGATGCAGGGGACTATCTGTGTGTCGCAAGAAACAAAATGGGAGATGATCTGATACTGATGAAGGTCAGCATCACAATGAAACCAGCCAAGATTGACCAGAAACAGTACTTCAAGAAACTGGTGCCATATGGAAAAGATTTCAAAGTGGACTGCAAGGCCTCTGGGTCACCCACACCCGAAATATTCTGGAGTTTGCCAGATGGGACAGTGGTCAATAACGCGATGCTGGCAGACGACAGTGGACACAGGTCTCGCAGGTATGTCCTCTTCGACAATGGAACTCTCTATCTCAACAAAGCCGGAGTGACAGAAGGAGGAGATTATACCTGCTACGCTCAAAACACACTGGGCAGAGACGAAATGAAGATACACATCATGGTTGTCATGGCAGCCCCTCAGATCAAGCACAATTACAAGACGTACATCAAAGTGAAAGCTGGTGATACGGCGCTACTGGACTGTGAAGCTGTTGGAGAACCCAAGCCCCAGACGTTCTGGCTGCTGCCTTCCAGTGACATGATCTCCACGTCCACGGCCAGACACTTCCTGCACGTCAACGGCTCTCTGTCGGTCAGCCGCGTCAAGCTGGTGGATGCTGGGGACTATATGTGCGTAGCTCGTAATCCTGGAGGGGATGATACGAAATTGTATAAACTGGATGTTGTTGCCAAACCACCTGTCATAAATGGTTTGTACGCAAACAAAACAATCATGAAAGTGACGGCCGTGAGGCATTCAAAGAAGCAAATTGCCTGTAGGGCAGAAGGGACACCCCCGCCTCAGATCATGTGGATCATGCCTGATAATATCTTCCTAACAGCTCCGTATTATGGGAGCAGGATTGCGGTACACAAAAATGGGACACTCGAGATTCGGAACATAAGGCCTTCTGACACAGGAGATTTTATCTGCATGGCACGTAACGATGGGGGAGAGAGTATGCTGGTGGTGCAGCTGGAGGTACTAGAAATGCTGAGGCGACCCATGTTTAAAAATCCACTCAATGAGAAAATAATAGCAAAACCTGGGCAGACTACCACGCTGAACTGTTCTGTGGACGGAAACCCTCCGCCTGACGTAAGCTGGATGCTGCCTAACGGCACCTGGTTCTCCAGCGGGATCGAGACCTCCCAGTTTCTCACAGGTAGCAGCGGTACCCTTACCATCTACAGCCCCGACAGGGACAAAGCAGGGAAGTACCGCTGTGCCGCCAGGAACAAGGTCGGCTACATTGAAAAGCTGATCGTCCTGGAGGTGGCCCAGAAGCCCAGCATCCTCACGCGCCCGCAGGGGCCGGTGACGGGCATCAGCGGGGAGTCCCTGTCGCTTCACTGCCTGTCCGACGGCAGCCCCCGACCAAGCACAGCGTGGACCCTGCCAGCCGGCTCCGTGCTGGACCGGCCGCAGATCAGCAGGAGGTACACGCTGCTGGAGAACGGTACTCTGGTGATACGAGAAGCCACCGTTCACGACAGAGGAAATTACGTGTGTAGGGCCCACAATAACGCCGGAGATTCCTCTATAACTGTCCCAGTCGTTATCGTAGCCTACCCCCCACGGATTACGAACAGACCTCCGCGGACCATACACACGATGCCTGGTGCCCCTGTCCAGCTCCACTGCGTAGCGCTGGGGATACCGAAGCCAGACATTACCTGGGAACGACCCGACGGCTCGGTGCTCTCTGCAGGCAGCCAGGGCCGTGCGGCTGGGAGCCAATGGCTCCGTCCCCACGGGACGCTGCTCATCCAGAACCCCCGACCCACAGATTCTGGCATGTACAAGTGCACAGCGAAGAACCATCTTGGCAGTGATTCCACAGTAACATACGTTCACATCATGTGA